A portion of the Gasterosteus aculeatus unplaced genomic scaffold, fGasAcu3.hap1.1 HAP1_SCAFFOLD_97, whole genome shotgun sequence genome contains these proteins:
- the LOC144395159 gene encoding uncharacterized protein LOC144395159, whose protein sequence is MKPAVWLRSYFLLVAEVMGGFWALLVFVLTVWFTKGSGWPVGGTNVNGNGPQRAMRELSPNEPSIKKALTLHQSESESVFLRKSKEVQLETNEVEVKASAAYLKAVEHAHNDGVPIGATLGDYGGYGGALLNGSLGDYGGYGGALLNGSLGDYGGYGDALLNGSLGDYGGYGDALLNGTLGNYGGYGGALLNGSLGGYGDSLLYGGYGDALLNGTLGDSFTPTIPN, encoded by the exons ATGAAACCTGCCGTGTGGCTCAGATCGTATTTTCTGTTGGTGGCTGAAGTAATGGGAGGgttttgggccttgcttgtttttgtgctgactgtctggttcaccaaag GCTCTGGTTGGCCAGTTGGTGGCACAAATGTGAATGGTAATGGGCCGCAAAGGGcaatgagag AGCTGTCTCCTAATGAGCCCTCCATAAAGAAGGCTCTTACGCTTCACCAGTCTGAGTCTGAGTCTGTGTTCCTGCGGAAGTCAAAAGAAG TCCAACTGGAAACTAACGAAGTGGAGGTTAAGGCATCAGCTGCCTACCTGAAAGCTGTTGAACATGCGCATAACGACGGCGTTCCCATCGGCGCCACGCTGGGCGACTACGGCGGCTACGGCGGCGCCCTGCTCAACGGCTCGCTGGGCGACTACGGCGGCTACGGCGGCGCCCTGCTCAACGGCTCGCTGGGCGACTACGGCGGCTACGGCGACGCCCTGCTCAACGGCTCGCTGGGCGACTACGGCGGCTACGGCGACGCCCTGCTCAACGGCACGCTGGGCAACTACGGCGGCTACGGCGGCGCCCTGCTCAACGGCTCGCTGGGCGGCTACGGCGACTCCCTGCTCTACGGCGGCTACGGCGACGCCCTGCTCAACGGCACGCTGGGCGACTCTTTTACTCCAACGATACCAAACTAA